TCCGCCCGCGGCACCCTGATTCGCGTGCGTGTCCCAGCCGCTGAACTCGACCGCCGCGACGTTGGGGCCGGTGCTCTGCCGGAGGATGCGCGCAGCTGCACGCATGAGCGGCACGATGCCGGCGCGGCGTGCACCGCCACCCGCCATCGCTTCTTCGCCGACCGCCTCCTGCTGCTGAAGCGCCGCCTCGAACTGTCCATGCAGTGTGCCGTCCGCGCGATAGAGCACGGCGAGACGTTCGAGAAACGCGTCGTCTACTACACCGAGCTGTGCCGGTGACCATGTCTGCACGGCATGCGGCCCGCTCATCGAGCGCGGCATGCCGGACGCGATCGCGATCCCCGACCGCTCGCCCGGCATGACCTGCAGCAGGCGGTTGAGCCAGCCGTCGGAAGCGCCCACCGGCCGGTCGAGGCCGGTCTCGAGAATCGCCTGTCCATCGAAGTGGCTGCGCGTACGATACGGTATCGCCATCGCATGCAGCACGACGAGCTCGCCCTCATCCCAGAACGCACGCAGCGGCGCCAGGCCGGGTGCCAGGCCGAACGTCTCATCCAGCTCCACTACATCCGACGCGCCGAATGCCAGTGCGCCGCGCAGGCTGCGGTACGCGGGGTCACCGACGGGAATCACCGCGGCGAGACCGTCGAACCCGCCGCGCAGGAGAACGAACACCAGGCGGCCGGGCTGCCGGATGTGCGCAAAGCTCACGGTCGGAAAGCCGAACGTCGCCACGCCGCCCCAGCACATGTTCCGGAGAAACTCACGTCGCTGCATGATCACCTCCACTGGAATGCAGGCGCTGCGAGCGCGAGAGCAACCCGCTCGGCGTTGTCGATGGTGTCGTCCGCGAGCATGTCGCGGAGCGGATCCGTCGCTGCCGTTTCCACGACATCGAGGAGCGTGCGCGGATCAAGACCGGGCGGTACGCGGCGCGCGACCGTGCGTGCGAGCTCGGCCCGATTCAGCAGCGAGTCGGGATCCGCCCATTCACGCGCAGTGTCGCCGAAACCGTTCGGTGCGGGCGGCGACCACATCGGATGGCGCAGCTGGCGCAGCAGCGGCGGCAGCGCGCCTGCACGCCTGATGTCGAGCGCACGCAGAACCGCGATCAGCCAGTCCTGCGGCGAACGGAACTTGCGCGCCTGCCCGCTCCAGGCGTCCGGGTGTTCGACGAGTGCTCGCGTGGTGACACGCAGATCACCGTCGCTGTCCGCGAACGCGCGCGCTACGGCAGCGACGGTGGCAGGAGGCGGCGTGTCCGAGACGAAGTGGCGGACCAGCTTGTCCGCGATGAACCGCGACGTCGCGGGATGGCGGCACAGGGCGCGTATCGCTCGACGTCCCTCCTCCACACCCGCCTCGCCATAATCCGTGCCGAGCACGACCTTGGAACCGGGCTCGTGCAGCAGCGGGTCGAACGCGAAGCGCAGCACGCCAGCGCCGGCGACGCCCGGGCGCGCCCCGCCCC
The sequence above is a segment of the Longimicrobiales bacterium genome. Coding sequences within it:
- a CDS encoding DUF1501 domain-containing protein is translated as MQRREFLRNMCWGGVATFGFPTVSFAHIRQPGRLVFVLLRGGFDGLAAVIPVGDPAYRSLRGALAFGASDVVELDETFGLAPGLAPLRAFWDEGELVVLHAMAIPYRTRSHFDGQAILETGLDRPVGASDGWLNRLLQVMPGERSGIAIASGMPRSMSGPHAVQTWSPAQLGVVDDAFLERLAVLYRADGTLHGQFEAALQQQEAVGEEAMAGGGARRAGIVPLMRAAARILRQSTGPNVAAVEFSGWDTHANQGAAGGALDRLLAQLADGLVAFRAEMASAWRDTTVVVMTEFGRTARPNGTRGTDHGTAGAGFVLGPRLARSAILSDWPGLATQALYEGRDLKPTLDTRAVLKGAIAGTFDLTAAQADRVFPDSAGARGLYEMMS
- a CDS encoding DUF1800 domain-containing protein → MTIDPALQALNRFGLGARPGEKHDISEPRGWVLEQLDRPPSAPSAERAHVDASNALGDLRAAQSSGDREAAARARRRITAITAAEMAAALEQRVTTDAPVVERLTAFWSNHLCVSMAGKVVVAALAGAYEREAIRPHVLGRFEDMVLASAMHPAMLLYLDNAQSIGPASPAARRQRARAGARRGLNENYARELLELHTLGVDGGYTQGDVQELARILTGWTVTGRGGARPGVAGAGVLRFAFDPLLHEPGSKVVLGTDYGEAGVEEGRRAIRALCRHPATSRFIADKLVRHFVSDTPPPATVAAVARAFADSDGDLRVTTRALVEHPDAWSGQARKFRSPQDWLIAVLRALDIRRAGALPPLLRQLRHPMWSPPAPNGFGDTAREWADPDSLLNRAELARTVARRVPPGLDPRTLLDVVETAATDPLRDMLADDTIDNAERVALALAAPAFQWR